The following coding sequences lie in one Mustelus asterias chromosome 6, sMusAst1.hap1.1, whole genome shotgun sequence genomic window:
- the LOC144495214 gene encoding histone H2B type 2-F-like, with product MVEEKKAPVSKKGAKKAQKKVPAKGGKKRKRSKKESYSIYIYKVMKQVHPDTGMSSKAMSIMNSFMNDIFEHITGETSRLAHYNKRSTINSREIQTTVRLLLPGELAKHAMSEGTKAVTKYTKYNSTMD from the coding sequence ATGGTTGAAGAGAAGAAGGCGCCGGTTTCCAAGAAGGGTGCCAAGAAAGCGCAGAAAAAGGTGCCAGCAAAGGGCGGCAAGAAGAGGAAAAGATCGAAgaaggagagttactccatctacatctacaaagtgatgaagcaggttcaccctgacaccggcatgtcctccaaggccatgagcatcatgaactcgttcATGAACGATATTTTCGAGCACATCACAGGTGAGACTTCTcgcctggcccattacaacaagcgcagcaccatcaactcccgggagatccagaccaccgtgcgcctgctgctgcccggggaactggccaagcaTGCCATGTCGGAAGGAACAAAGGCGGTAACCAAGTACACCAAGTACAACTCAACAATGGACTGA